From Bos javanicus breed banteng chromosome 5, ARS-OSU_banteng_1.0, whole genome shotgun sequence, the proteins below share one genomic window:
- the LOC133247678 gene encoding retinol dehydrogenase 16-like yields the protein MWLYLVVLVVLYYLLRWYRERQVVSHLEDKFVFITGCDSGFGNLLARQLDQRGLRVLAACLTEQGAEQLRNQTSDRLQTVILDITQTENVTATTNWVKERVGDRGLWGLVNNAGICTPTAPNEWLTKQDFVKVLDVNLLGVIDVTLSLLSLVRKARGRVVNVSSVLGRVSLSPAGYCISKYGVEAFSDSLRRELSYFGVKVAMIEPGYFVTNMTQDEGFIGYLQALWNWASPELKELYGENFPADFLKTLSLLKPRWTQNLSLVTDCMEHALTACHPRTRYSAGWDAKFIYLPMSYLPSFLVDLIVYCYYPQPAKAL from the exons ATGTGGCTTTATCTGGTGGTCCTTGTCGTCCTGTACTACCTCCTGCGCTGGTACCGGGAGAGGCAGGTGGTGAGCCACCTCGAGGACAAATTCGTCTTCATCACGGGCTGTGACTCAGGCTTTGGGAATCTCCTGGCCAGGCAGCTGGACCAGAGAGGCTTGAGGGTCCTGGCTGCGTGTCTGACAGAGCAGGGGGCCGAGCAGCTGAGGAACCAGACATCAGACAGGCTGCAGACGGTGATCCTGGACATCACCCAGACTGAGAATGTCACTGCAACCACCAATTGGGTCAAGGAGCGTGTAGGGGACAGAG GTCTCTGGGGTCTGGTGAATAATGCTGGCATTTGCACACCCACGGCACCCAACGAGTGGCTGACCAAACAGGACTTTGTGAAGGTTCTGGATGTGAACCTGTTGGGGGTGATTGACGTGACGCTGAGTCTGCTGTCCCTGGTGCGGAAGGCGAGGGGCCGTGTGGTCAACGTCTCCAGTGTCTTGGGCCGGGTGTCTCTCAGTCCTGCAGGCTACTGCATATCCAAGTACGGTGTGGAGGCCTTCTCAGACTCTCTCAG AAGGGAGCTCTCCTACTTCGGAGTGAAGGTGGCTATGATTGAGCCTGGTTACTTTGTTACCAATATGACCCAAGATGAGGGTTTTATTGGATACCTCCAGGCATTGTGGAATTGGGCCAGCCCAGAGCTGAAAGAACTCTATGGAGAAAACTTCCCTGCTGACT TCTTGAAGACATTGAGTTTACTGAAACCACGGTGGACTCAGAATCTGTCCTTGGTGACCGACTGCATGGAGCACGCCCTGACTGCCTGCCACCCCCGCACCCGATATTCAGCTGGCTGGGATGCCAAGTTCATCTACCTCCCCATGAGCTACCTGCCCAGCTTCCTGGTGGATCTCATAGTGTACTGCTATTACCCTCAGCCTGCTAAGGCCCTGTAA